From a region of the Helianthus annuus cultivar XRQ/B chromosome 5, HanXRQr2.0-SUNRISE, whole genome shotgun sequence genome:
- the LOC110944153 gene encoding velvet complex subunit 2-like, translating into MANKFPLGANHRIQMTNHHLPQPPTVITTRHQPPPTTTTVLRRHRRPPPAATAIDYHRCHPLSQTTATLHRPSTTIAATRNHRQPPPQPRPPPSADHHHHPSWPPPATVNHHHPPSSPPPSPPPATADHRQPLPSPPPPLTIVTHRPPPPTTATTDHRHPSLPPPLDATDHRHHPSPI; encoded by the exons ATGGCTAATAAGTTTCCGTTGGGAGCTAATCACCGGATACAGATGACG AATCACCATCTACCACAACCACCTACCGTCATCACCACCCGCCACCAAcctccgccgaccaccaccaccgtcctccGCCGTCACCGCCGCCCGCCGCCCGCCGCCACCGCCATCGACTACCATCGCTGCCACCCGCTATCGCAAACCACCGCCACCCTCCACCGACCATCgaccaccatcgccgccacccgcaaCCACCGACAACCGCCACCCCAACCACGACCGCCACcctccgccgaccaccaccaccatccttcGTGGCCACCACCCGCTACcgtcaaccaccaccacccaccgtcgtcgccaccaccatcgccgccacctGCCACCGCAGACCACCGCCAACCCCTACCATCACCGCCGCCACCGCTAACAATCGTCACccaccgaccaccgccacccaccactgctaccaccgaccaccgccacccaTCGCTGCCACCGCCACTAGACGCCACcgatcaccgccaccacccaTCACCGATTTAA